The window CCCGCCAAGTGCCCGGCGGCGAACTCTGGCAGATCTTCGTCCACGACCCCAACGGGGTCATGATCGAGCTGAACTACGAGGCTGCCCTGGAGCAGGGCGCGGCGCCCGCCGAGATGGCTGACGATATCGGCAGGCAGTAGCCTTTTGGGCGTTTCCGCTCTAATGGGGCATCTTGAATTCTAGGAGATGCGCTTTGAGCGTGACGCAGCAACAGGTTCTCGACAGCCTCGCCAGGATCAAGTCGCCCCGCGGGGTCGCGCTCACTAATGCCAATGTGCTGAGCGCGATCAGCGCGGCTGATGGCAAGGTGTTCTTTTCGATCAATGTCGATGCCGCCGAAGCGCGCGCCTGGGAATCCGTCCGGGCCGAGGCCGAGGCCGCGGTGCGCGCTATTCCCGGCGTCACCACCGTCATGGTGGCGCTTACGGCGGAGCGGAAGGCCGGCGCGGCGCCGCCACCGCCGCCAACGCCCAGCCGCGGCACGCCAGGCGTGCAGCCGGTCCATGCCCACAAGCCGCCGCCGCAGGGCGGCGCCCAATCGCCGATGGCGCGGCAGTCCGAGATTCCGGGCGTTGCGGCCGTGATCGCGGTCGCCTCGGGCAAGGGCGGCGTCGGCAAGTCCACCACCGCGCTCAATCTTGCGCTGGGCCTGCGCGATCTCGGCCTCAAGGTCGGGCTGCTCGATGCCGACATCTACGGCCCCTCGGTGCCGCGGCTGACGGGCCTGCATGAGAAGCCGGAGCTGGATGGCGAGCGCAAGATGATTCCGCTCAAGCGCTTTGGCCTGGCGATCATGTCGATCGGCTTCCTGGTTGAGGAAGAGACCGCAATGATCTGGCGCGGGCCGATGGTGATGTCGGCGGTGACGCAGATGCTGCGCGACGTCGCATGGGGCCAGCTCGACGTCCTCGTCGTTGACATGCCGCCGGGGACCGGTGATGCCCAGCTCACGCTGGCGCAGAACGTCCCCTTGAAGGGCGCCGTGATCGTCTCGACCCCGCAGGACCTGTCCCTGATCGACGCAAGGCGGGGGATTGCGATGTTCAAGAAGGTCAACGTGCCCGTGCTCGGCATCGTCGAGAACATGAGCTATTTCCAGTGCCCGCAATGCGGCACGAAATCCGACATTTTCGGCCATGGCGGCGCGCGCCACGAGGCCGAGAAGCTCGGGGTACCGTTCCTGGGCGAGGTCCCCCTGCACATGGCGATTCGCGCCACCTCGGACGCCGGCACGCCCGTGGTGGACAGCGAGCCGGATGGTCCCCATGCGGCGATCTACCGCGCCATTGCGGGACAGGTGCGGGACCAACTCAAGGGCGTCATCGCCGCGGCCTGAGCGGATCCAACCAACCTCTTCAAACCGATACACTGGGGACATGCGACTTTCGTAGAGCCCTGTCATGCCAATGTCGCGTTTCGAAAGCGGGGCTTCCGTGTTAAAGGCCGACGGCAGTCAAGCCCCTTCGGTTCGACGCGGCCCAAGAACGCGTCGCCGGAATGAGCGGCAGCAAAGAGGAAGTTAGGGGAAACGCCCCAACAAGGAGAGACTGAAGATGAAGCGTCGTGATTTCCTGAAAGTGTCGGCAGCCGGTGCGGCGGCGACCGCAGCGGTGGCCTCGCCGGCGATCGCGCAGTCCTCGCCCGAGATCAAGTGGCGCCTGACGTCGAGCTTCCCGAAGTCGCTCGACACCATCTACGGCGGTGCCGAGCAGATGGCGAAGTACGTCGCCGAGATGACCGACAACAAGTTTCAGATCCAGGTCTTCCAGGCGGGTGAAATCGTCCCGGGCCTGCAGGCGCTGGATGCGACCCAGAAGGGCACCGTCGAGATGTGCCACACGGTGTCGTATTATTACGTCGGCAAGGACCCGACTTTCGCGATCTTCGCGTCGGTGCCTTTCGGCCTGAACGCACGCCAGCAGAATTCCTGGCTCTACCAGGGCGGCGGCAACGAGCTCGCCAACGAGTTCTTCAAGAAGTCGAACGTGGTGGGCTTCCCGTGCGGCAACACCGGCACCCAGATGGGCGGCTGGTTCCGCAAGGAGATCAAGACCGTTGCCGACCTCTCGGGCCTCAAGATGCGCATCGGCGGCATTGCCGGCCAGGTGCTCCAGAAGGTCGGCGTGGTGCCGCAGCAGCTCGCCGGCGGCGACATCTATCCGTCGCTGGAGAAGGGCACCATCGACGCGGCCGAATGGGTCGGCCCCTACGATGACGAGAAGCTCGGCTTCGCCAAGGTCGCCAAGTACTACTACTATCCGGGCTTCTGGGAAGGCGGTCCGACCGTTCACGCCTTCGCCAACATCGACAAGTGGAACGAGCTGCCGAAGAACTACCAGGCGATCCTCACCAACGCGACGGTCAACACCAACACCTGGATGGCCGCGCGCTACGACATGGTGAACCCCGGCGCCCTGAAGCGTCTGGTCGCCGGCGGAACGCAGCTTCGCCCGTTCACCAATGAAGTTCTGGAAGCCTGTCTCAAGGCGACCAACGAATTGTGGGGCGAGATCTCGGCCAAGAATCCCGACTTCAAGAAGTCGATCGACGCCATGCAGGCCTACCGCTCCGACGAATATCTGTGGTGGCAGGTTGCCGAATACACCTACGACAGCTTCATGATCCGCTCGCGCACCCGCGGCTGATCTTCGAACCAGTCGCAAGACGACATGCCCGGTCTCGTTCGCGAGGCCGGGCTTTTTCTTTGGGATGACGCGATCGGAATAGGCGAGGCGGAAGCCGCCGAGCGGCGTTGTCGCCGCGGTACGGGCGGGGGCCTCCAACAAAAAATCTGAAAAACAACCCCATGCACAGTAGACGAGGGGTGGGAGGACAACGCGTTGCGAGTGCAGCCAAGCGCTTGATGCGATGAAGCTAATTGGCAGGCAGTCCCGAGCATCGCGGGGGCGATGAGAACTTCGCAATTTGGGCGTCAAAGCGGGGTGTGCCCAGGAGTACCAAGCGAGCGCTTCAGCGAGACCCGTTTGACTCGTCGGGCAAAACAGTGGCATAAAGGCGTTATCGCAAAATCCGAAATGAGCGCCTCGGCGGCTGGCGTGGGTTGACGATGAGCTTCGATCCCGGTGAAGTTCAAAGCGCGCTGCGCAAGGCCTGGTCCTTGGCAACCGCCAGTCAATGGACGGCGAGCAATCCGGCGGGCGGGCAATGCAATGTCACCTCGCTGCTGGTTCACGAGCTCTTCGGCGGCGAGTTGCTGAGGACGCCGCTGCCGGCCGGCGACCATTTTTACAATCGCATCAAAGGCCAGCGGTATGACTTCACGGCGAGTCAGTTCGATCAGCCGATTGCTTACATGGATTTACCTGCAAGCCGTGCCGATGCGGAACTGGGAGCGACGAGTGATCAACTGGCCGAACTCAGAGTCGCTTTTCAGGAGCATCGTACGAAGCAGGTCAGGGCCAAATAGGCGACATTCGACTATCCTCGCGCTCGTTCACGCGCCGGAAGTCTCTCGGGGCTGCTGCACGCCCGGACCTTCCCTCCCATGGGTCAACACGGCCTCGGCAGCAGCTTCGTCGATGGCCGCCATCACATCAGCGGTTGCGGAATGATGAATCATGTGTCCCGCTCCGTCGATCCGGTGCAATTTGCTCTGCTTGAGTTCGCCATGCAGCCTGACCGACTGCTTGATATCGATCAGACGATCGTCCTGGCCCGCGATAATGATCGTGGGCATCTTGAGTTCTGCATAAGTCTTCGAACCTGAGAATGCGGCGGGGACCAACATCGTCGCTTCGGCCGCTGCGGCCCGCATCTGTGATGGGCGGAGCGCCATTTCTTTCGGAAAGCCAGCGAACTTGTTCGGGACCGGCCGCGGGCCAAACAACTTGCGCAACATCGCGGGCCACATCATCCGACCGGCTAGCGGCGAAATCGTGGAGCTGATGACGTCGCCGACCACTGGTAGGGCGGATAGCACGGACGTGGCGCTGTCTGAGCGGGGCGTCGGGAAATAATATCCCGAGGCCAGCACGAGAGCCTGCACGAACGAAGGATGTCTTGTCGCCAGCGCAACCGCAACCGACGCTCCCCACGAATGGCCAAGGACAATCGCTTGAGAGACGCCCAACTGATCGAGCGCCTTCTTGAACAGGTCCGCCTGGGCATCCGGCGTCCAGACGACGTGTCGCGGCCGCGAACTATGCCCAAAGCCCGGACGATCGAACACCATGACCCGGTAATTCTCGGCTGCGAGATCGATCAATCCACTCGAGTCGAAATCCTGGACCATGCTGCCATTGCCGTGAAACAAAACCAGCGGCTTGCCCCTGCCGCGTTCCAGATAGTGCAGGCGAACCCCCTCGACGTCGATGAACCGACCCTGCGGAGGATTATCGCGTTGCGCTTTGTTCGCGAGCCGCCGATTTATGATTGCGGTAGCCGCAACGAGGGTACCTGCGGCAGCAAACGCGGCGGCGCCCGGATGTCGCGTGATGGCGGTCAGGCAATCGGATAGAAGGGAGCTGGAACGTGTTCGTCGTGCAAGGCGCATGTGCATTACCTTAGGTGGTCTGCACGACGCCCCATCAAATGAGAAATGTTGCAGCTGAGGTAAACGGTCCGCGGGGTTGTTCGTTCCTTGGCAGGGTCGATGCGACGCGGACGACAGGGCCCAAGGAGGCAAGCTTCCGCGCCATCCGGGACCTCATCCGCACATGTCTTGATTGGCTTACAGGAACCTGACGGAAGGGAGCGGCCGCCCGGCGGAGGATGCTTTTTCGCTGGCCGAGATGCCCCGGATGGTGGCAGACAGCGAAGATGCGGCGCGAGCCGTGCGGTGATACCGGAACATCCCGCGGGAAAATGCGATGCGCCTTCTGATCGTCGAGGACAATGCCGAGCTGTCGCGGCTCGTTGCCGGCGGGCTGTCGGCGGCCGGCTATGAGAGCGACATCGTCGGCAGTGCCGCCGAAGCGCGCGAGGCGGTCAGCAGCGTCAGCTATGCCGCGATGATCCTCGACCTCGGACTACCCGACGGCGATGGCCTGTCGGTGCTGCGCGAGCTGCGCCGGCAGATGGAGCCGTTGCCGGTGCTGGTGCTGACCGCGCGCGGCGGCTTGCAGGACCGCGTCAGCGGCCTGCGCAGCGGCGCCGACGACTATCTCGCAAAACCGTTCGCGATGGAGGAGCTGGTGGCGCGGCTGGAGGCGATCCTGCGCCGCCCCGGCCAGTTGCTTGGCCGCTCGCTGCGCCTTGCCAACCTCGTCTATGACACCGAAAGCCGCCAGATCTTCGTCGACGACCAGCCGCGCATCATCTCCGCGCGCGAGACCTCGGTGCTCGAGATCCTGCTGCGCCGGCAGGGGCGGGTGGTGCCGAAGAA of the Bradyrhizobium sp. WSM1417 genome contains:
- a CDS encoding TRAP transporter substrate-binding protein, whose protein sequence is MKRRDFLKVSAAGAAATAAVASPAIAQSSPEIKWRLTSSFPKSLDTIYGGAEQMAKYVAEMTDNKFQIQVFQAGEIVPGLQALDATQKGTVEMCHTVSYYYVGKDPTFAIFASVPFGLNARQQNSWLYQGGGNELANEFFKKSNVVGFPCGNTGTQMGGWFRKEIKTVADLSGLKMRIGGIAGQVLQKVGVVPQQLAGGDIYPSLEKGTIDAAEWVGPYDDEKLGFAKVAKYYYYPGFWEGGPTVHAFANIDKWNELPKNYQAILTNATVNTNTWMAARYDMVNPGALKRLVAGGTQLRPFTNEVLEACLKATNELWGEISAKNPDFKKSIDAMQAYRSDEYLWWQVAEYTYDSFMIRSRTRG
- a CDS encoding alpha/beta fold hydrolase; the encoded protein is MRLARRTRSSSLLSDCLTAITRHPGAAAFAAAGTLVAATAIINRRLANKAQRDNPPQGRFIDVEGVRLHYLERGRGKPLVLFHGNGSMVQDFDSSGLIDLAAENYRVMVFDRPGFGHSSRPRHVVWTPDAQADLFKKALDQLGVSQAIVLGHSWGASVAVALATRHPSFVQALVLASGYYFPTPRSDSATSVLSALPVVGDVISSTISPLAGRMMWPAMLRKLFGPRPVPNKFAGFPKEMALRPSQMRAAAAEATMLVPAAFSGSKTYAELKMPTIIIAGQDDRLIDIKQSVRLHGELKQSKLHRIDGAGHMIHHSATADVMAAIDEAAAEAVLTHGREGPGVQQPRETSGA
- a CDS encoding Mrp/NBP35 family ATP-binding protein, which encodes MSVTQQQVLDSLARIKSPRGVALTNANVLSAISAADGKVFFSINVDAAEARAWESVRAEAEAAVRAIPGVTTVMVALTAERKAGAAPPPPPTPSRGTPGVQPVHAHKPPPQGGAQSPMARQSEIPGVAAVIAVASGKGGVGKSTTALNLALGLRDLGLKVGLLDADIYGPSVPRLTGLHEKPELDGERKMIPLKRFGLAIMSIGFLVEEETAMIWRGPMVMSAVTQMLRDVAWGQLDVLVVDMPPGTGDAQLTLAQNVPLKGAVIVSTPQDLSLIDARRGIAMFKKVNVPVLGIVENMSYFQCPQCGTKSDIFGHGGARHEAEKLGVPFLGEVPLHMAIRATSDAGTPVVDSEPDGPHAAIYRAIAGQVRDQLKGVIAAA
- a CDS encoding response regulator transcription factor; protein product: MRLLIVEDNAELSRLVAGGLSAAGYESDIVGSAAEAREAVSSVSYAAMILDLGLPDGDGLSVLRELRRQMEPLPVLVLTARGGLQDRVSGLRSGADDYLAKPFAMEELVARLEAILRRPGQLLGRSLRLANLVYDTESRQIFVDDQPRIISARETSVLEILLRRQGRVVPKKNVEDHIFGLDGEVASNAVEVYVSRLRKQLTEHGAKVVIHTIRGVGYLMAEEK